The following is a genomic window from Engraulis encrasicolus isolate BLACKSEA-1 chromosome 13, IST_EnEncr_1.0, whole genome shotgun sequence.
cattgacgacttatgatctcacttgaaacattatagcattgtatgagcccttatgacagtttatcatccaggtctgtgcatagaggggtataggtactcataatgtgctATGTACATAATGtacccatcaggcagcctgaagtttatagccagtcatgagcactcattacACCCTtgaatttataaagcattataagctagattcatagttattcataactgttaatataaagcatcatgaagcattatgagtgtagtcataatacgttgtaagtaattataatgtatgttataatttgttataaatgcgcttataatgttggctttaagtaaagtgttaccaaaaacactTTAACAAAACAATTTGATACCATTACACATAACATCTgtgaagataaaaaaaataatcagtcATAATGTATTATATTAATAATTGGCATAAGTGCACACAGTTTCTATAAGAGGAGAATAGAATGCCTCTTACTCACAAATGTAAACTATACATGttcacaatgagattgaaagcaactcaGTACAGTGCAGACATTTAACAACAAACAACACTGTGAGATATTTACAGAAGGTACAGGCCTATGACAGGGAGATATTCAGCACCAGTGTTTTATCAACAATGTTATGACAACAAAGACCATAAATACAACATACAATGATAGACAAAAAAGACATTCACATTCTCACACTGTATTGGATGATATACGGACAAAATAATTAGATGGCATACAGTGGCCTGCATTTGCCAATTAGTCCACAGATTTGAAGCACTCGCTGCAAAGGCCTGGCTACCCCTGCGTTTTTAGACAAGGCCAAGAAATGACTCAGTTCAGTTGGTGGACAGACCTGGTGAGCAGACCTGGTGACAGTTAGTGTTCATCTATGTTCCAGAATCGTTTGTGttcatacaacaacaacaacaaaaagaaatcaTTGACATAGACTGAACTCGATTGTGAGGAGAGGCCGAGGCAACGTAAGCAATGTAAAGATAACCCAACAAAGTATGGGTGTTGTGGTGTGTCCATGGCAATAGTGGTGCAAAACCACTGTGGCAAGAACAATACTTTCTGGATGTGCAAAAAGGTGTTGAAAAAGAGGGTGAAAGTGGTACTGATCCACCAGGGCCCCAGGTATGTGGGGTCTACATGGAATCAGCTTTCTATTTCTGCATGCAACATCATATAAAGGGGGTCCATTTGAGCTGGCTGAGGACAGGGCCAAAAATGTTCTTGCTAGGCCCATGGAAGCTAACATCAggaaacaaaggggtcagttgccccgggcatggggagagggggggggattgggttttcattacattgtatgtattggttggggcgACCCTTTCAGAAAACTTTGCTCTGTGCTTTGCCCTGTGcagaagctgtcagcagcccctcGATGAGCAGATGAGATGAAGTGTCCTTGTGGTTGTGGATCCACTGCCAGACGTTCAGTTTAGGCGTGAGATTGTCTTGGCAAGGGTTTTAACTGATGTTGCTGCCCTTGACCTATATTAGCATAGACTGCATCATCCCCTATGAGAACACACAGAGCTGTGTTTAGTAGAGTGCAGTAGACCAGAGTAGAGATACTGCATTGATCCCAAATAAATGAAGGGTTAAGTTCATTTTTATATATACAAACTACTATCTGGTAAAACTACTATGTACATGTAGGCCTCAACATATAGCTTAACATTCAGTTTCATGTTCCTGATTGGAAAGTATAcagataaataataatatatactgTCGGCCTAAGCGCTGAATTTAACAAATAGAAAGTAGGCCCACCAGTGTTTCTGCATCTGTATGTAACAACAGCCAGCACCCCAATGATAAGCACGACGGCCACCACTGGACATGCAATGACAATGACCAGGAATGAGTCACTCTTGTCCTCCGCAGTCATATCTGAGGGGAAATAATATCACAGCATGAGTTCATTACCAATGCTTAAAGCAGAGTAGACTTGGACATGGGCTCGTCATTTTTGGTTGTcctacaaagtcaaagtcaaTTGGGCTACTGGAGAATCGTCACGAGAACAGCAAAGAACAAAGTCAGAAATATGTTCTACTAGCCTGGTGCATCTGCCTCTCTCACTTTGTGAACTATACACAGCCTATGTTTACATTGTGTAGTTGTTGGAGTGAGTAGGCTACTTACCAGCCGTAAGATTCCCCGAAGGTGTCACTGAGCCTTTATGGAACAGCACAAAATgcagaattattttctgtgaagTAAATAATTCTATAAACTAAATATGGACACAGCTGAGGCAAAACATATGTAAAATTGGATTAAGACCCAATGACAACAAACTCAACTGATGTTATGATGCTGAATGTGCAGTTGAAACAGGCGTTGTTGAATGGTACCGTCCGAGAACACAATCTGACAGATGAATTCTGCAGCATCCAGGTGATCTTCAGCCTGAAATACGAGGGTCCCATTGTCTGTAACACTAAATGATCTGTCTTGTCCAAACTTTCTCCAGTTTTGTCCATATCGACGCATGGCCAGTAGTTTGTTTTTACTTCTCTGCTGAAAATTCCATTGAACATCAGTGAATTCCTTGTTGCTTTCACATGATGGGAGCATGACTGTGGTCCCCTGGAAGGCTGTGATCACATCTGAAGTGAGAAGCAACGCTGTAATGGACAGTACATTTGATTAGAAATAGTAACAAAAAAATCCAGCACTTGTAtgtagtagcctggctctcaagCAGACCCTTCATGGTTTTCCGCtcaccatcgcgtgagaaccaggttaatgtACTAGCACTTGTCATAGAAAGGAAGGAAGTGCTGTGTTACATTGCACCCAAGTGACATGCATGGTTATTTGAAATGCACaaccacccctgctctatactgTATGGCGGACGTGGCATTTGTGGCATGCATAGTCGAATGTGACGTGTCTCTATCACCTCGGGTACAATCAGAGGCAGTGGTGGGTAGTGGCATATGCAGATTCAGATTTAGCAGGCAATGAGAGCTTACAGTATATGACTGCATTCATTTCGGACAAAAACAGAACCATATAGGCAGTGACTAAACATTGCTCTGTAAAAGTTAAACTGCTGTagggtctttgtgtttgtgtgcaactcAACTGCAGCTTTGAAAGGGCATGATTTATTCATGTTTTCATATAGAGGaggatgtgttttttgtttacatGGGGCCCCATTCAGATGATCTGAAAATGAGATATTTCCAACTAAAACAAGTAGACGCACTGGTGAAATTTCACTCGATCTATATGGCATGTTATATGTTTTATATGATGATTCATGAACATGCTGGAAGATATGAATCTACAGCTGTGATTATGTTCAGGTCATGTAAGGTGTTGTTTTGAACCTATTTCCTTCATTGGTGTCGGTGGTAAAACTCCCAGCCACACTGCCAAAGTGTGACTACACTACAAAGATCTCTTTTGAAGTCACCTATATGGTATGTTATATGTTTTATATGATGATTAGTGAAGATGCTGGAAGATATGAATCTACAGCTGTGATTATGTTCAGGTCATGTAAGGTGTTGTTTTGAACCTATTTCCTTCATTGGTGTGGGTGGTAAAACTCCCACGCACGCTGCCAAAGTGTGACTACATTACAAAGATCTCTTTTGAAGTCACCTATATGGTATGTTATGTTTTATATGATGATTTGTGAACATGCTGGAAGATATGAAACATATGATTATGTTCAGGCCATGTAAAGTGTTGTTTTGAACCAATTTCCGTCATTTGTGTGGGTGGTAAAACTGTCTCCCACACTGCCAAAGTGTGACTACTTTGTAGTTTGTAGTCTACAGTTCTCTTTTGAAGTcacctattctttttttttaaatgagcccATCTTAACACCTGCTCTTTCCTCCATTTGTTTGTCACCAAACGTGAACCACATATCGTCTGCCTGAAATGCCCCTGAAAGTTACCATAAATATGACTCACACCCATGCAAAGCTTTACGTTCAATCCAGGTTATTCACAGTATAATCGTATTTTCATctctttgaggtgtgtgtgtgtgtgtgtgtgtgtgtgtgtgtgtgtgtgtgcgtgtgtgtctaagtcACAGATTATTACTTGGTCATTACACCTTTGGTGACAACAAGGATATAGGTTATAGGTTATAGggtaggctctgcgcaaagaggTTAAACAAATATTAACACTTGGTCATTACACTTTTGGCGACAACAAGGTTATAgcagaggctctgtgcaaagagGTTAAATCACAgattaaaacttggtcataacacttttgtgacagtaaggtactaacagaggctctgtggaaAGAGGTTAAATCACAGATTAAgagttggtcattacaattttggtgacagtataaTTAAAACAGGCTCTGTGGAAAGAGGTTAAatcacagattaagacttggtcataacacttttggtgacagtaaggtaataacagaggctctgtgcaaagagGTTAAACAGAGAGACTCACCAGGCATGAGAAGCACCTGCAGAGTCAGTAGCGTGCGAACAGGACGCCATCCCATCCTCAACACAAAGGAACAGAGACACAGTGAAGCAGTCAGTCTGCTCTGTGATGTGTCGAGTCAGAGTCACAGCAAGGTGGACATTTTCTAGGCGTTACCTTACCACCGTTTTTGCTCACAGTCACC
Proteins encoded in this region:
- the LOC134461795 gene encoding uncharacterized protein LOC134461795 — translated: MGWRPVRTLLTLQVLLMPALLLTSDVITAFQGTTVMLPSCESNKEFTDVQWNFQQRSKNKLLAMRRYGQNWRKFGQDRSFSVTDNGTLVFQAEDHLDAAEFICQIVFSDGTIQQRLFQLHIQHHNISSVTPSGNLTADMTAEDKSDSFLVIVIACPVVAVVLIIGVLAVVTYRCRNTGDDAVYANIGQGQQHQLKPLPRQSHA